The segment TGCGGATGTATCGAACGTGGTAGGGTTGCGAGCGTTGAGACTCCACAGACAGCAGGTCTGTGAATGCTTCGGTTGCGCGGCTGTAAACTGTGAATGCGTAACTTCGCGGGCTGTGAGTCTGTAGTAAGCTTTGAATGTGTAGACTGCGCAGGCTGTAAGTCTGTGAGTGCTATGGGAAAAGGGCGAGAGGTGGGACAGCTTACGGCTGGTCTCCGTCCGATGCCCAGGGACGCGTCCCAGCCGGGACCTCTCTACACTCTATTTTTTAGGCGAGCCTAAAGTATCTGTCGGTCGACTGTATCACTGTTTTCGCGGCGACGGACACAGCTGCTTTTCGGTCACCGATCCCGTTCTCACATTGGTTCGTGAGGCCGTCCGTCGCCGTCGCGGCTTGCAATCCAGTGTGGCTTGCAGTCCAGTGATGCGAACGCGAGTCCAGCGATGCGAACGCGTTTTGTCATTCGCGCCGTATCGTCACCCATGAGTGTTCGCGAGGAGTTCGACGAGTGGGCCACGGACGGCCGCGACAAGGGAATGGAGGATCGCCACTGGCACACCGCAAAGCACGCGCTCGCCAGGATGCCGGTCGAGCCCGGCGACACCGTCCTCGATCTCGGCTGTGGCAGTGGATATGCCGGTCGCGCGATTCGAGACACCAACGACGCGGGTCGGGTCTACGGACTGGACGGCTCCCCGGAAATGGCGTCGAACGCTGGAGCCTATACGTCCGACCCGCAGGTCGGGTTCGTCGTCGGCGACTTCGGCTCGCTGCCGTTCGAGACGGACTCGATCGATCACGTCTGGTCGATGGAAGCGTTTTACTACGCGGCGGACCCCCACGAGGCCCTCGAGGAAATCGCCCGCGTACTCGCGCCCGGCG is part of the Halostagnicola kamekurae genome and harbors:
- a CDS encoding class I SAM-dependent methyltransferase; this encodes MSVREEFDEWATDGRDKGMEDRHWHTAKHALARMPVEPGDTVLDLGCGSGYAGRAIRDTNDAGRVYGLDGSPEMASNAGAYTSDPQVGFVVGDFGSLPFETDSIDHVWSMEAFYYAADPHEALEEIARVLAPGGTFYCAVNYYEENVHSHEWQEFISVEMTRWSREQYRDAFRAAGLSVAAQDNIPDREITIPAEAEFPIDDWDTRDAMVERYREYGTLLTVGVAL